Sequence from the Eleutherodactylus coqui strain aEleCoq1 chromosome 13, aEleCoq1.hap1, whole genome shotgun sequence genome:
GAGTGCAGCAAGACAGAAGAAAGCACAAGAAAAGGAAGAGCATGACAAGACAGGAGAACGAGTGCAAGAGTGCAACACTACAGAATAAAGAGTGCAACATAAAGAAGAAGAGTGTGACAAGAAGGAACAAAGAGTGCAAAAAAACTGCAACGCAACAGAAGAGAGTGCaacaaaaagaaaagtgaaacaagacagaagaaagaGTGCAGCAATACAGAATTGAGCACAACAAAAGGAAAAGTGTGTCAAGACAGAAGAACAAGCACAAGACACGGAAGAGCACGAAGCAACAGATGAATGCAGCAAAAGAGAGTGCAAAAAGTCAGAAGAGCGCAACAAAAGGAAGAGTGCGACAATTCAGAAGAAAGCTCAAATGGGTAGAGGATATAGAAGAAAGAGTGCAACAAAATGAGGAGTGCAGCAAGACAGAACAAAGCTCAATAAACAGTAAGGGACGAGGAGAGAAAAGAAACAGTACAAGAAGAAGACGGCAGCGACAAGACGGAAGAGTGAAGACAACGAAAGGAAGAGTGCGAGATGTCAGACGAAAGAGTGTGACAAGCAGAAGAGTGTGACAGAGGGAAGATGTGTCTAAAGTATTAGTTGTGTGTGTATGTTAGGGGCGCGCACGGACATGTGGCGACTGCGTATTATCTGCGTATTTTTCATGCGTGTAATACACAGTCCTAAAAGACCATTGATTTGTATCGGGCCGATTCAGACATGCTTTTTTCACATGCCTACTTTGCCCATTAGAGGCTATAGAGTTTTAAAACCCGCAGTAAATACGTATTTAGCTATATACTTGGTATTACACCCGTAAAAGACGCTGTGTGAGCCCTTAGTATTTACAAGAAGCAGGCAGTAGACACATCTTCCTTCGCTGCACTCTTCTGTCTGTCACACTCTTCCTTCGCTGCACTCTTCTGTCTGTCACACTCTTCCTTCGCTGCACTCTTCTGCTTGTCACGCTCTTTCTTCTGACTTCTTGCACTTTTCCTTCCGTTGTCTTCGCTCTTCCGTCTTGCCGCAGCCGCCTTCTTCTTCTTGTACTGTTTCTTTTGtctcctcctgcttctctcttTATTGAGCTTCCTTCTGTCTTGCTGCGCTCCTCTTTCCTGCTCTCTTCTTCCGTCTTGTTGCACCGTTCTCTGTGTGTTCGGGAGTCCTTAATGGTTTCAGACTTGAACATGTTGAGGAACTGATAACAAAGCACATATATTCGGCCTGGAAAGGATCGCACTCAGGACTTTTGACTCCCTATATTCACTGTTTATTGGGGAGGTAGGTGGGTGACCACCGGGGCCGTTCTACAGTTCACCTGCCCCCCCAACCCTATAATCCCATTATTACAGGACACAAGGCAAAAAGCGAGGAGAACCGTCACTTGTGTAATTATGGTTCCTGCCCAGGGTGTGACCTCCATCACCTGTCCTGTACATCACACAGGAGCTGTGTACGGTCTGTCCACTTAATCCACAGGATTAGCCAAGGACCTGTCCAAACGCGATAATTACCCATCCCACCCACTTACCACACCGCTCATTACGGCCGCGCCGCTCGCACCAGGGACAAAGATCACTTTTGTTTCTGTTCTTAAATTCTGCAACTTGCCTTCAAATTATAGGTTTTCTCTTGGCTTTTGTGCTCAATAAGTGCCACAATCCCATACAGGAGAACGAATGACAATCCCCGGGTCCTTATGTTCCTTTCGGACAACCAAAGTcatgaaaacaaaaaatatccaaaaagcCTTTACAGGACGCTCTGTGAGTGCTGGTTATTGTAGACTGGTAGCATTAGATGCTGCCATTGTTGGGTTAGCTAACAAAGATGCCATGAGGGTAAGGGCAGTGCCCTCAGAGCCATCGTCACAGTAAGACATAGCAAGAGTGTATATAACACATAGCAAGCCAAAGCAGTTGATATGGGGCTCAGAGATAGGAGGGACCACAGTTTAGAGGAGCCCTTGTCTTCTACCCCAATGTGGATGTACACCCCAATGGGTGCAGCTCTATAGGATGCAGAGTTACCACTTGCACTTGGGTCCTAGTTCTTGAGGGGGTCCCAATTTTGTGTTAGTTCCAAGGACCTTCACCCCTGGGCCCCACAATGTAAAAGAAAGCATGGTACAACATTGGGTACTAGTAGGGTCTCTCTACCAGAGGTGCAACTATATGGGGTGCAGAGTTAGCGGCTGTACCTCAGTACTGGTGCCTGAGAGGGCCCAATTTTGTATTGAGTCCTAGAAGCTTCATCTCTGGGCCCTAGAAGAAAGCATGGTACAAACCCAATGCTacatggagtagtagtagtagtgtctctTTACACAGCCCTTACAAGGGGTGCAACTATATGGAATGCAAGGTTATCAGTTGTAACTGGGTTCTAGTGCTTCAGGAGGCCAATTTTGTATTGAGTCTTAGGAGCCTAACCTCTGGACCTCGCAATGGAAAAAAGAAGTGTGGTACAAACCCAATGCTACATGGGGTATTAGTAGGGTCTCTTTCTACAGCCCCTTCAAGGGGTACAACTATATGGAATGCACAGTAACCAGTTGCCCCTGGATCCTTATGCTTGATGGGGGCCCAATTTTGCTTTGAGTACCAGGAGATTACCCTGGGCCCCCTCAGGAATTTTTCCATTTTGCACTAATGATGGGCCAGACAGTGGTCACCTCCAACGTCCACCACCATTCACACAAGTTCATTTTTGACCTTTAGTGACATCTGGGACTGTACTGAATTCTCCGATTCCGCAGTTACCTCCAGGGCTTTGAGTCACTGGAGACTTGGAGATGGTTATGTGGTGAATCAGCTCCTGAGAACGATTTTATAGAGTCCTAGGAGTAGATGATATCAGCGTAGAGGACCGTCATAGGACACATCTGCTCTTCATCATCCTGTTATTTTTGGGTGGGGGATCCCTTTACATGTGGTTTTCTCTCCTTTCTTCTGCAACCAGATTACATTTTACACCTCTATAATTATCACCATGTGACCTCTCTCTGCAGAAATATAATTGTTCTTGCATTAGGTGGTGACTGAGGATGATGCACCGAATAATTGACAGGGTAAATTTGCATTGAAGAGTTTACTTTGATGTTGACTTGTCTGATCAGGGCTGTTCCATTTGTTACTAAGTAGCCAGGCTGGTGCCTTCTGCTACATTGTTACACTGGCCAAAGTACTAATGGTAGACAGAAAATCAGGCACCATTTCATGTTTAAAGCTAAATCCAGAATTCTACTAGCTTCCTATCAACAAAGAGAAGTGCATTGTGGGTGGGTAATCACATGACACTGAGATGGTTAGAACCTAGCTGTCAGGTCATATGACTGACAGCAGGGTGGAGATAGGATAATTCAGCAGAACTGGGACAGTTGCTTTGCATGTGAATGGAGAAGAAGACGGTGAGATGAAATGGTATCAAAAACTGTCAGCAAACTATTTACAAAGTTACAcaactttttatgtagatttataTCATCATACTTCATAACTAAAGAAATCGACTCACCAAACTGATACTGTCAGTCTGTTGGTCCAGCAGGGTGTGCAGCGGCCAACTCAGCTGTCATGGCTGGGTCTCCACAATCTGAGGACATCATCAAGTGGGATGTTCATTCCTGTACTCTCACATCACCATCTGTTCTTCCTCCCTGGTCCCTTCTGGCTGTCTCTTCAGTTCTTTTGCTCTTGACTTATCTTCTGCTTCCAGCTCTTGATTTCTTCTTCTGGTTTCTGCTCTTGACTTGTCTTTTAGTTCCCACTCTTGACTTGTCTTTTAATTCCCACTCTTGACTTGTCTTTTAGTTCCCACTCTTGACTTGTCTTTTAGTTCCCACTCTTGACTTGTCTTTTAGTTCCCACTCTTGACTTGTCTTTTAGTTCCCACTCTTGACTTGTCTTTTAGTTCCCACTCTTGACTTGTCTTTTAGTTCCCACTCTTGACTTGTCTTTTAGTTCCCACTCTTGACTTGTCTTTTAGTTACCACTCTTGACTTGTCTTTTAGTTACCACTCTTGACTTGTCTTTTAGTTACCACTCTTGACTTGTCTTTTAGTTCCCACTCTTGACTTGTCTTTTAGTTACCACTCTTGACTTGTCTTTTAGTTACCACTCTTGACTTGTCTTTTAGTTCCCACTCTTGACTTGTCTTTTAGTTCCCACTCTTGACTTGTCTTTTAGTTCCCACTCTTGACCTGTCTTCTGCCTCCTGCTCTGGATTTGTCTTCTGGTTCACCCTCCTGACTTTATTTCTGGTTTCTGTTCTTGTCATGTTTTCTGCCTCCTGTTCTTGATTTGTCTTTTTGATCCCACTCTTGACTTGTCTTCTATATTCTACTCTTGACTTATTTTCTTGTTCCCACTCTTGATTTATCTTCTGGTTCCTTCTCTTGACTTGTCTTCTGCTATCTGCTCTTGACTTATTTTCTTGTTCCCACTCTTGATTTATCTTCTGGTTCCTTCTCTTGACTTGTCTTCTGCTATCTGCTCTTGACTTATTTTCTTGTTCCCACTCTTGATTTATCTTCTGGTTCCTTCTCTTGACTTGTCTTCTGCTGACAGTGGTCCTTCTGGTTGAATGAATGTTGGCACTTTTCACGGGGACCAGGTTAAGGTTGATGGAGACCCTGGGCAAAAAATTTGGTGGATATGGATCACACCTCTTGACTTCAAACTGCACTTGACCCCTGTCAATGCCACTTATAGGAGAGGTGGTCATCTCTACTGAAGTCCGTGTACAAGTCTctctacattgaagtcaatggaagctatggaAACAGGCGGACTTGTGATCACAGAATGGCCATCAAGGAGGGTGAGTGGTGCCCCTTGTAACCCCCTATATTTCAGCCATGTGCTCTAGCAAATAGTCTTTTCTGAGGACTTTAGCCAAGTCCATCCCACACTGCTGGGATGACTACTAAGGCTCTTGTAGATTATGCCCCCAGTTCCATTCTGATCATAGCCCAGAGGGTTTGTTTGTTCGTCACCTACGTCTCAGCACTCATGGGGTTAAAAGAGAAGCATTGTCAATTAATGATCACACTTCTAATGCTGGCGAACAGGAGGATGTTTTATTTTAACCAAACTGATTAATTAGGCGCAGTCCTTTGCCTCTAATTAGTCTAATTAATGGCGGACTCCCGATGCTGTCTCGAGATGTTGTGACTAGTGAAATCACATTGTCACGGAGATGCGGGCAAGGTGAGACTAAATGATGCTTTATCAGGTGGCAGGTAAGGCAGAGAAACATTGCGTACAACAGGCAGGGTGAAAATAGCCTTTTTTTAGCATCAGACCACAAGTTTACTTTTCAGAACGTGTGACGCCTTCGCCAAACGGCATCGAAAATATGAATACATTTgcctttaatttattttttccagaTGATGATCCTGTCAGCGTGCGAAAACGGACGGACGGGTATAAAATAAACTCCACACGAAGACTACTAAATTTGCGGTTTCCCAATTATGTTCTTCTTGAAGTTTACTGGAACCTTTGGGTTCCGAAATTTATGATCCCCACTAATTCCCAGAGAACTGGTAATGCACTTGACCTCCTCACCACAACCCTATGGTTCCAAGTTTTATACACCCCCATGCCCATCAAATTTTAACTTTGTTAGTTGTAGTTCCGCCTTTTCACCACTGGTGGCAGCAAATCTTTTCCAAAGACATTAGTCTGATGTGTGATCTGGTACA
This genomic interval carries:
- the LOC136587321 gene encoding arginine and glutamate-rich protein 1-like; translation: MTTSPISGIDRGQVQFEVKRCDPYPPNFLPRVSINLNLVPVKSANIHSTRRTTVSRRQVKRRNQKINQEWEQENKSRADSRRQVKRRNQKINQEWEQENKSRADSRRQVKRRNQKINQEWEQENKSRVEYRRQVKSGIKKTNQEQEAENMTRTETRNKVRRVNQKTNPEQEAEDRSRELIHHITISKSPVTQSPGGLPNTQRTVQQDGRREQERGAQQDRRKLNKERSRRRQKKQYKKKKAAAARRKSEDNGRKSARSQKKERDKQKSAAKEECDRQKSAAKEECDRQKSAAKEDVSTACFL